The Sandaracinus amylolyticus genomic interval GTATGCCCGCCGCCCATCATGGACCGCTCGCTCGTCCTCATCCTCGACTTCGGCTCGCAGTACACCCAGCTCATCGCGCGGCGCGTCCGCGAGCAGCGCGTCTACTGCGAGATCCACCCGTGCACGATCCCGCTCGCGCAGATCCGCGCGATGCAGCCGCGCGCGGTGATCCTGAGCGGCGGGCCGTCGAGCGTGTTCGAGGAAGGCGCGCCGAGCGTCGATCGCGGCGTGTTCGAGCTCGGCGTGCCGGTGCTCGGCATCTGCTACGGGATGCAGCTCTTCTGTCACCTGCTCGGCGGCGGCGTGGAGAAGGCGGCCGAGCGCGAGTACGGCCCGGCGCGCATCGAGGTGCGCAAGGCCGAGGGCCTGCTCGAGGGGTTCCAGCGCGGCGAGCACGTCGACGTGTGGATGAGCCACGGCGATCGCGTGCGCTCGCTTCCGCCCGGCTTCGAGACGCTCGCGAGCACGCCCAACGCGCCCTTCGCGGCGGCGGGCAACCTCTCGCGCCGCATCTTCGGCGTGCAGTTCCACCCCGAGGTCGTGCACACGCCGCGCGGCGTGGAGATGCTGCGCGCGTTCCTGTTCGACGTCGCGCAGCTGCCGCCCGACTGGACGCCGGGCTCGTTCGTCGAGGAGGCGATCGAGAAGATCCGCAACCAGATCGGGCCCGAGGCGCACGCGATCTGCGGGCTCTCGGGCGGCGTCGACTCGTCGGTCGCGGCGGTCCTCGTGTCACGCGCGATCGGAGATCGCCTGACGTGCATCTTCGTCGACAACGGCGTGCTCCGGAAGAACGAGGCCGCCGAGGTCGTGAAGATGTTCAAGGAGCAGGTCGCGATCGGCGATCACGGCGAGGGGCGCCTCAACCTCGTGCACGTCGACGCGAGCAAGCACTTCATGGACGCGCTGCACGGCGTCGAGGACCCCGAGCAGAAGCGCAAGATCATCGGGCGCGTGTTCATCGAGGTCTTCGAGCGCGAGGCCGCGAAGGTGAAGAACGCGACGCACCTCGTGCAGGGCACGCTCTATCCCGACGTGATCGAGAGCGTGTCGTTCAAGGGCCCGAGCGCGACGATCAAGACGCACCACAACGTCGGTGGTCTGCCCGAGCGCATGAACCTCAAGCTCTGCGAGCCGCTGCGCGAGCTCTTCAAGGACGAGGTGCGCGAGGTCGGCGCGTCGCTCGGCATGCCGCACCACGTGCTGTGGCGTCATCCGTTCCCCGGGCCCGGCCTCGCGATCCGCTGCCTCGGCGAGATCACGCAGGAGAAGCTCGACGTGCTGCGCGAAGCGGACGCGATCTTCATCGAGGAGCTGCGCGCGTCGGAGCTCTACGAGCAGGTGTGGCAGGCGTTCAGCGTGATCCTGCCCGTGCGCAGCGTCGGCGTGATGGGCGACGGGCGCACCTACGAGAACGTGCTCGCGCTGCGCGCCGTGACGTCGAAGGACGGCATGACCGCGGACTGGGCGCGCTTGCCGTACGAGTTCCTCGCGAAGGTCAGCTCGCGCATCATCAACGAGGTGCGCGGGATCAACCGCGTCGTCTACGACGTGTCGAGCAAGCCGCCGGCGACGATCGAGTGGGAGTGAGCGACCGGGCGACGAGGACGAGGCGCGGACGCGTGTCGCGATCGGGTGGCGTGATCGGCGCTGCGATGATGATGATCGCGAGCGCGTCCGTCTCGGTGGCGGCGCAGTCGCTGCCAGCGGCGTTCGAGTCGCCGTGGAGCGACGTCGCGCCGGCGATCGTGGAGGATCGCGTGGTCGCAGCCGGGCTCGGGCTGCCCGACGAGCGGCTCGGGCGGCTGAGCGCGCGACGTGCGGCGGCGCGATCGCGCGGAGAAGAGCGCGCGGAGACGGCGATCCACGCGTGGGCCGATGATGCGCTGGCGCGCGTGTCGGCGGCTCCGACCGTCGCGGCCGACGTGCATCGCGTGATCGATGCGCGCGCCGAGGTCACGCGCGTGCGTGCGCTCGCCGATGGTGGTGCGGTGGTCGAGATCGCGGTGCCGCTCGCGGCGCTGCGCGAGGTGAGCAGCGAGAGGGGACTGCCGTGGTCGCGATGAGGACGTTCGCGCTCGCGCTCGTGATCGGGATCGCGGGCTGTGGTGGCGCGCAGCGCGGCGCCGCGCCGGCGCGCGCGCGCTTCGTGATCACCCCGGACACCGCGCGCGTCTACACCGACGAGCGCTTTCTCGGCACCGGGCGCGTGCTCGACGCGCGGCCGTTCGAGACGCGCACCGGGACGCGTCGCTTCACCATCACCGCGGACGGCTACTTCCCGCACGACCTCGAGGTCGAGCTGCCCTCGGGCACGACGACGATCGAGCTCCGGCTGCGTCCGGTTCCGCGGTAGCCGGGCAAAGAGCTCGATCGTCGACGCGGAGCACGCGAGCGTCGCGTGGTCACTCGCAGAAGAAGCGCACGTCGCTGAGGTGCCCCTCGATGATCACGAAGCGCGCGCGATTCGCCGTGGTGCCCAGCCACGCATCGAGCCCCGGATAGCAGCTCACGCTCGGATCGGGGTGGTGCACCTCGGCCTCGTAGACGCCGTCGGGCATGCTGAACACCATCGCACCGCCATACGGAGCGTAGGTGTCCACGCGATCGTTGGTGGGCACTTCCGATCCGCCGAGCAGGATGTTCGTCGACGGCCCGAGATACTTGAGCCCATCGGGGATTCCGTCCGGCCCGGCGGGGCCGTTCGGGCGATTCCCGACGACGTCGGGATACGGAATCGAGAACGTGCCCGAGCCGTCGTCGGCATAGATGCGGAACGTCGCGCCGCCCGTGCCGTTGCCGTCGTAGTCGCCCGCCTCGATCACGCCGTAGCCGCGCGAGCCGACGGGGTCCTGCTCGTTCACCACGGTGAGCGCAGCATCGCCGAAACCGGGGCGAAGACCGAACCCGCACGTGAACGGGAATCGCGAGTCGACGTTCAGTCCGAGGCTCGACGCCGTGACCGACGCAGTGCCGCTGTACTCCTGCTCGAAATGGTCTTCGTACGTCGTGGTGAAGACGATCGTCGCCTGGAGGAATCCTTTTCGCGAGATCGTCTGGGCGACATCGACGTTCCGCGGCAGCCCGAGCATCGTGTAGTACCCGCTCGTGTCGGTGTACGCGCACGCGAGCTCGCGCCCATCGGCGCCGTGGAGCAGCTC includes:
- the guaA gene encoding glutamine-hydrolyzing GMP synthase; the encoded protein is MDRSLVLILDFGSQYTQLIARRVREQRVYCEIHPCTIPLAQIRAMQPRAVILSGGPSSVFEEGAPSVDRGVFELGVPVLGICYGMQLFCHLLGGGVEKAAEREYGPARIEVRKAEGLLEGFQRGEHVDVWMSHGDRVRSLPPGFETLASTPNAPFAAAGNLSRRIFGVQFHPEVVHTPRGVEMLRAFLFDVAQLPPDWTPGSFVEEAIEKIRNQIGPEAHAICGLSGGVDSSVAAVLVSRAIGDRLTCIFVDNGVLRKNEAAEVVKMFKEQVAIGDHGEGRLNLVHVDASKHFMDALHGVEDPEQKRKIIGRVFIEVFEREAAKVKNATHLVQGTLYPDVIESVSFKGPSATIKTHHNVGGLPERMNLKLCEPLRELFKDEVREVGASLGMPHHVLWRHPFPGPGLAIRCLGEITQEKLDVLREADAIFIEELRASELYEQVWQAFSVILPVRSVGVMGDGRTYENVLALRAVTSKDGMTADWARLPYEFLAKVSSRIINEVRGINRVVYDVSSKPPATIEWE